The Roseovarius indicus genome has a segment encoding these proteins:
- a CDS encoding FMN-binding glutamate synthase family protein produces MGFALRAIEIMAIAFIALLGLLALAGLILFLIDRSQRGDAIRRNYPVIGRFRHLFSELGEFFRQYFFAMDREELPFNRAQRDWVGRASKGAGNTVAFGSTRNISVPGTPIFANSAFPPLNDMYAKTAPLEIGPHARMPFAAPSIFNISGMSYGAISKPAVRALSKGAKKAGVWMNTGEGGLSPFHLEGGCDIVFQIGTAKYGVRNETGGLSDEKLKEIAAHETVRMFEVKLSQGAKPGKGGILPGAKVTPEIATIRGIPVGQDSISPNRHPEAGNYDELLDMIGHIRELTGKPVGIKTAVGSVDGMEPLFEAIDARGAEHAPDFITIDGGEGGTGAAPMPLIDLVGMPVREALPRVVDMRDRHGLRDRIRIIASGKLVNPGDVAWAICAGADFVTSARGFMFSLGCIQALKCNRNTCPTGITTHNPRFQKGLVVEDKIDKVAHYAQAVIKEVETIAHSVGVAEPRQMRRRHVRIVQADGTSVPFNRILPSYNPPEAAE; encoded by the coding sequence ATGGGCTTTGCGCTGCGCGCGATCGAGATCATGGCGATCGCGTTCATTGCGTTACTGGGGCTGCTGGCGCTGGCCGGGCTGATCCTGTTCTTGATCGACCGGTCGCAGCGGGGCGATGCGATCCGGCGGAACTATCCGGTGATCGGGCGGTTCCGGCACCTGTTCTCGGAGCTGGGGGAATTCTTCCGGCAGTATTTCTTCGCGATGGACCGCGAGGAACTGCCGTTCAACCGGGCGCAGCGCGACTGGGTCGGGCGAGCCTCGAAAGGGGCGGGCAACACGGTGGCCTTCGGCTCGACCCGGAACATCAGCGTGCCGGGCACGCCGATCTTTGCCAACTCAGCCTTTCCGCCGCTGAATGACATGTATGCCAAGACCGCGCCGCTGGAGATCGGCCCGCATGCGCGGATGCCCTTTGCGGCGCCGTCGATCTTCAACATCTCGGGGATGAGTTACGGGGCGATCTCAAAGCCGGCGGTGCGGGCGCTGAGCAAGGGGGCGAAGAAGGCCGGTGTCTGGATGAACACCGGCGAGGGCGGGTTGAGCCCGTTCCATCTCGAGGGCGGGTGCGACATCGTCTTCCAGATCGGGACCGCCAAGTACGGCGTGCGCAACGAAACCGGCGGGCTGAGCGACGAGAAGCTGAAGGAGATCGCTGCGCACGAAACGGTGCGGATGTTCGAGGTGAAGCTGAGTCAGGGCGCGAAGCCCGGCAAGGGCGGTATCCTGCCCGGCGCGAAGGTGACGCCCGAGATCGCGACGATCCGGGGTATTCCGGTTGGCCAGGACAGTATCTCGCCCAACCGGCACCCGGAGGCGGGAAACTACGATGAGCTGCTCGACATGATCGGACATATCCGCGAGCTGACGGGCAAGCCTGTCGGGATCAAGACGGCGGTGGGGTCGGTCGACGGGATGGAGCCGCTCTTCGAGGCGATCGACGCGCGCGGGGCCGAGCATGCGCCCGATTTCATCACCATCGACGGGGGAGAGGGCGGTACCGGGGCCGCGCCGATGCCGCTGATCGATCTGGTCGGCATGCCGGTGCGCGAGGCGCTGCCCCGGGTGGTGGATATGCGCGACCGGCACGGGCTGAGAGATCGGATCAGGATCATCGCCAGTGGTAAGCTGGTGAACCCGGGCGACGTGGCCTGGGCCATTTGTGCCGGGGCGGATTTCGTGACCTCGGCGCGGGGGTTCATGTTCTCGCTGGGCTGCATCCAGGCGCTGAAGTGCAACCGCAACACCTGCCCCACGGGGATCACCACGCATAACCCGCGCTTTCAAAAGGGGCTGGTGGTCGAGGACAAGATCGACAAGGTCGCCCATTACGCCCAGGCGGTGATCAAGGAGGTCGAGACCATCGCCCATTCGGTCGGCGTGGCCGAGCCTCGGCAGATGCGGCGGCGGCATGTGCGGATCGTTCAGGCGGACGGGACGAGCGTGCCGTTCAACCGGATCCTGCCCAGTTACAACCCTCCCGAGGCGGCAGAGTAA
- a CDS encoding fasciclin domain-containing protein: protein MLRRTYLALTAATVLSAAAPALADNHSMDVVDTAVNADGFETLVAAVEAAGLVETLKGEGPFTVFAPTDEAFAALPEGTVEDLLLPENKDQLTAILTYHVVPGKVMSGDLSDGMTAATVEGSEVTIMTEGGVMVNDANVVQPDIKASNGVIHVIDKVIMPDM, encoded by the coding sequence ATGCTTCGCAGAACCTACCTCGCCCTGACTGCCGCCACCGTTCTCTCGGCCGCCGCACCGGCGCTCGCCGACAATCACTCGATGGATGTGGTCGATACGGCGGTCAACGCCGACGGCTTCGAAACACTCGTCGCAGCGGTCGAAGCGGCCGGCCTCGTCGAAACGCTCAAGGGCGAAGGCCCCTTCACCGTCTTCGCACCGACCGACGAAGCGTTCGCCGCCCTGCCCGAGGGCACGGTCGAAGACCTGCTCCTGCCCGAGAACAAGGATCAGCTGACGGCGATCCTCACCTACCACGTGGTGCCGGGCAAGGTGATGTCGGGCGACCTGTCCGACGGCATGACCGCGGCCACCGTCGAAGGCAGCGAAGTCACCATCATGACCGAGGGTGGTGTCATGGTGAACGACGCCAACGTCGTGCAACCCGACATCAAGGCGTCGAACGGCGTGATCCACGTCATCGACAAGGTGATCATGCCGGACATGTAA
- a CDS encoding GSCFA domain-containing protein encodes MKQPSRAFWRSAVSDVSPIEMDGLYAPRFQITRDTRISAAGSCFAQHIARQFKARNFRFTDVEPAPPFLDAETAEEFGYGQYSARYGNVYSIRQLLQLFARAEGTMDPADHVWMKDGRAFDPFRPTIQPGGFSSVAEMEADREYHLDQVQTLLAQTDLFVFTFGLTEAWVNKRDGAVLPSCPGTHAGTFDPDTYVFRNFRFAEVLQDAEAFIALARKHNPDMRFLFTVSPVPLTATATDQHVLAATTYSKSVLRAVCGELAMAHDYVDYFPSYELVASHPMRGIFYRPNMRNVAAEGVSRVMDIFFAAHGDTGAPMTDQPDTPSVPTSDPACDEEILEFFKT; translated from the coding sequence GTGAAGCAGCCCAGCCGCGCCTTCTGGCGTTCGGCCGTGTCCGACGTCTCGCCGATCGAGATGGACGGGCTCTACGCGCCCCGCTTCCAGATCACCCGCGACACCCGCATTTCCGCCGCCGGAAGCTGCTTCGCCCAGCATATCGCGCGACAGTTCAAGGCCCGCAACTTCCGCTTCACCGATGTCGAACCGGCCCCGCCCTTCCTCGATGCGGAAACCGCCGAGGAGTTCGGCTATGGCCAATATTCCGCCCGCTACGGCAACGTCTACTCGATCCGCCAGCTGCTCCAGCTCTTCGCACGCGCCGAGGGCACGATGGACCCGGCCGATCATGTCTGGATGAAAGACGGCCGCGCCTTCGACCCATTCCGCCCCACCATCCAGCCCGGCGGCTTTTCCTCCGTGGCCGAAATGGAAGCCGACCGCGAGTACCATCTCGACCAGGTCCAGACGTTGCTGGCACAGACCGACCTGTTCGTCTTCACCTTCGGCCTCACCGAAGCCTGGGTAAACAAGCGCGACGGCGCCGTGCTGCCCTCCTGCCCCGGCACCCATGCCGGCACCTTCGATCCCGACACTTATGTCTTCCGCAACTTCCGCTTTGCCGAGGTGCTGCAGGATGCCGAGGCCTTCATTGCCCTTGCCCGCAAGCACAACCCGGACATGCGGTTCCTTTTCACCGTCTCGCCCGTGCCCCTGACGGCCACCGCCACCGATCAGCATGTCCTGGCGGCCACGACCTATTCCAAGTCGGTCCTCCGCGCGGTCTGTGGCGAGCTGGCAATGGCGCATGATTACGTCGATTACTTCCCGTCCTACGAACTTGTCGCCTCGCACCCCATGCGCGGCATCTTCTATCGCCCCAACATGCGCAACGTCGCGGCCGAGGGTGTATCCCGCGTGATGGACATCTTCTTCGCCGCCCACGGCGACACGGGCGCCCCGATGACGGACCAGCCAGACACGCCGTCCGTCCCCACCTCCGACCCGGCCTGCGACGAGGAAATCCTGGAGTTCTTCAAGACATGA
- a CDS encoding MAPEG family protein, whose translation MTRDQKVVAVGAASGVLTMLGALVALSLLLTGLPPEALPGERLAYAAGWIAIAALPLFLMLLFVGNARFTSDAIDPTRGKETDAIKINGRFAENTLQQYVLFLVASLAVAACATGERVSVVAAAAIIFVVMRFAFWIGYRIHPLYRAFGMAGTSYLNVVLFGYAIWLSMA comes from the coding sequence ATGACGAGAGATCAGAAGGTTGTTGCAGTCGGAGCGGCGAGCGGCGTTCTCACAATGCTGGGGGCCCTTGTCGCGCTGTCGCTCTTGCTGACGGGGCTGCCGCCCGAGGCGTTGCCGGGAGAGCGGCTTGCCTATGCTGCGGGATGGATCGCGATTGCGGCGTTGCCGTTGTTTCTAATGCTTCTCTTCGTGGGAAACGCGCGCTTTACCAGCGACGCGATCGATCCGACCCGGGGAAAGGAAACCGATGCGATCAAGATCAACGGACGCTTCGCCGAGAATACCCTTCAGCAATACGTGCTTTTCCTGGTCGCCTCGCTGGCGGTGGCGGCCTGTGCGACCGGTGAGAGGGTGAGCGTCGTCGCGGCGGCGGCGATCATCTTCGTGGTGATGCGGTTCGCGTTCTGGATCGGGTATCGCATCCATCCGCTCTATCGCGCCTTCGGCATGGCGGGGACGTCCTACCTTAACGTGGTCCTGTTCGGTTACGCCATCTGGCTGTCGATGGCCTAG
- a CDS encoding glycosyltransferase family 2 protein, translating into MTDRQPRTLLGTVKDEGPYLLEWICYYKLIGFDRIVVASNDCQDGTRQMLDYLDTVGEITHIENSGQHDGEPADPQNRAYDRFWSDETIKASDWVLVADADEFLNIHTGDGTIDALIDAAEARAGKRVDIISATWRVFGNAGIVPFRDEPVIAQFTRSAPPGMHSVQRYTAFKTLFRPHPVRKLGIHRPRLSPRFQEGRVPLTWVNGSGDEMPERFLSQGWRSFENSYGADLVTMNHYMVKSSEAFLIKRYRGTANSDDDERINFRYFETFNANDVEDTTITRHLPALKSAIAALKADHPHLALLHDQSLAYHRAKLETARQELLATRPDIAARLGLTT; encoded by the coding sequence ATGACAGATCGCCAGCCGAGAACACTGCTCGGAACGGTCAAGGACGAAGGGCCCTACCTGCTGGAATGGATCTGTTACTACAAGCTGATCGGCTTTGACCGCATCGTCGTCGCCTCGAACGACTGCCAGGATGGCACGCGCCAGATGCTCGATTACCTCGATACAGTGGGCGAAATCACCCATATCGAGAACAGCGGCCAGCACGACGGCGAACCGGCCGATCCCCAGAACCGCGCCTATGACAGATTCTGGTCCGACGAGACGATCAAGGCCTCCGACTGGGTGCTGGTGGCCGATGCCGACGAGTTCCTCAACATCCACACGGGCGATGGCACCATCGACGCCCTGATCGACGCCGCCGAGGCTCGCGCCGGCAAGCGGGTCGATATCATCTCGGCCACTTGGCGCGTTTTCGGCAATGCCGGCATTGTGCCCTTCAGGGATGAACCCGTCATCGCCCAGTTCACCCGCTCGGCGCCGCCCGGCATGCACAGCGTTCAGCGATACACCGCCTTCAAGACCCTGTTCCGACCCCACCCGGTGCGCAAGCTCGGCATCCATCGCCCCCGCCTCTCGCCCCGCTTCCAGGAGGGCCGCGTTCCACTGACCTGGGTCAACGGCTCGGGCGACGAGATGCCCGAACGCTTCCTCAGCCAGGGCTGGCGGTCATTCGAGAACAGCTACGGCGCCGATCTGGTCACCATGAACCACTACATGGTCAAATCGTCCGAGGCTTTCCTGATCAAGCGCTACCGCGGCACGGCCAATAGCGACGACGACGAGCGGATCAATTTCCGCTATTTCGAAACCTTCAACGCCAACGACGTCGAAGACACCACCATCACGCGCCACCTTCCGGCGCTGAAATCCGCGATCGCCGCTCTGAAGGCTGACCACCCCCATCTCGCCCTGCTTCACGACCAGAGCCTCGCCTACCACCGCGCCAAGCTCGAAACCGCGCGACAGGAACTGCTGGCCACACGCCCCGACATAGCCGCCCGGCTCGGCCTCACGACCTGA
- a CDS encoding glycosyltransferase family 2 protein, which yields MASDQKERFLIVTTMKNEAPFMLEWIAYNRAIGYDDFLIYTNDCTDGTDAIAMRLEELGLAAHIDNNDRKIGRKGAELSPQRAALRLATDHPRYKAADWVICSDADEFINLRTGRTLPDLVNACGPADAISVCWKLFGNGLHRHYEDIPLTEQFFSCAPESGFTNFRGAGIKTLFRNNGAFHRMGVHRPKVNAGRAPDPEKPYAHVTWRDAGGQQVDGDTITWRTWAGFTHTHARLHHYAIRSADSFLVKRDRGRTNHVHVDQGREYFDAMNTNHTRDYSILRHTPGMLQELMKLHSDPVLKDLHRQAVAWHRAKIADIKSRPDWRDFIEMVYTHPGIKRPTAKPAGQPEPEPEEEFADD from the coding sequence ATGGCCTCCGATCAAAAAGAACGCTTCCTGATCGTCACCACGATGAAGAACGAAGCGCCCTTCATGCTGGAATGGATCGCGTACAACCGGGCCATCGGGTACGACGATTTCCTCATCTACACCAATGACTGCACCGATGGCACCGACGCCATCGCCATGCGGCTCGAAGAGCTGGGCCTTGCCGCCCATATCGACAACAACGACCGCAAGATCGGCCGCAAGGGCGCAGAGCTGTCACCGCAGCGCGCGGCGCTCCGCCTCGCCACCGATCACCCCCGCTACAAGGCCGCCGACTGGGTCATCTGTTCCGACGCCGACGAGTTCATAAACCTCCGCACGGGCCGCACCCTGCCGGACCTCGTCAATGCCTGCGGACCGGCCGATGCCATCTCGGTCTGCTGGAAACTCTTCGGCAACGGGCTTCACCGCCACTACGAAGACATCCCCCTTACCGAACAGTTCTTCTCCTGCGCGCCCGAAAGCGGCTTCACCAATTTCCGCGGCGCCGGCATCAAGACCCTCTTCCGCAACAACGGCGCCTTTCACCGCATGGGCGTGCACCGGCCCAAGGTCAACGCCGGCCGCGCGCCCGACCCCGAGAAGCCCTACGCCCATGTCACGTGGCGCGACGCGGGCGGCCAGCAGGTCGATGGCGACACGATCACATGGCGCACCTGGGCGGGGTTCACCCACACCCATGCTCGCCTGCACCATTATGCCATCCGCTCCGCCGACAGCTTCCTCGTCAAGCGCGACCGCGGTCGCACCAACCACGTGCATGTCGACCAGGGGCGCGAATATTTCGACGCGATGAACACCAACCACACGCGCGACTACTCCATCCTGCGCCACACGCCGGGCATGCTGCAGGAGCTGATGAAGCTTCACTCCGACCCGGTGCTGAAAGACCTGCACCGCCAGGCCGTCGCATGGCATCGCGCCAAGATCGCCGATATCAAGTCACGCCCCGATTGGCGCGACTTCATCGAGATGGTCTACACGCATCCGGGCATCAAGCGCCCCACCGCCAAGCCGGCCGGCCAGCCCGAACCGGAACCGGAAGAAGAATTTGCCGACGACTGA
- a CDS encoding sulfotransferase family 2 domain-containing protein: MSPIKEILANYRNRRHLLQNMHLPAKPYGGPDFLYMKNHKAACTNVLTLLITQMHHALGGEQAPEISMDGVHNLPTDYLRAGARGLNWETAQDALTGPGWFRFTMVRDPLSRTVSAWSDKLQPGSNPRHLRDLNTYLGRPADTEINLPAFLDLLAQDDGARDLDRHWRPQHKEISYGLVSYDLIGRVEAMDDARRAITRALFGAGGEAVEVIDTRKHLGHRTASQQHRDSLTAADRRNVDRAFARDFEMYEKIAGMEAA, translated from the coding sequence ATGAGCCCGATAAAAGAAATCCTCGCCAATTACCGCAACCGCCGGCACCTGCTGCAGAACATGCACTTGCCGGCCAAACCCTATGGCGGGCCCGACTTCCTTTACATGAAGAACCACAAGGCGGCCTGCACCAACGTGCTGACCTTGCTCATCACCCAGATGCACCACGCCCTCGGCGGCGAGCAAGCGCCCGAGATCAGCATGGACGGCGTCCACAACCTTCCCACCGACTACCTGCGCGCCGGCGCTCGGGGGCTCAATTGGGAAACGGCGCAGGATGCTCTCACCGGTCCCGGCTGGTTCCGCTTCACCATGGTCCGCGACCCTCTCAGCCGCACCGTCTCTGCGTGGTCCGACAAGCTTCAACCGGGCTCGAACCCGCGCCACCTGCGCGACCTGAACACCTACCTGGGCCGCCCCGCCGACACCGAAATCAACCTGCCCGCATTCCTCGACCTCCTCGCACAGGATGACGGCGCCCGCGATCTCGACCGCCACTGGCGCCCGCAGCACAAGGAAATCAGCTATGGCCTCGTCTCCTACGACCTGATCGGCCGGGTCGAGGCGATGGACGACGCCCGCCGTGCCATCACCCGCGCCCTCTTCGGCGCCGGGGGCGAAGCGGTCGAGGTGATCGACACCCGCAAACATCTCGGCCACCGCACCGCCAGCCAGCAGCACCGCGACAGCCTCACCGCCGCCGACCGCCGCAATGTCGACCGCGCCTTCGCCCGGGATTTCGAGATGTACGAGAAAATCGCCGGGATGGAGGCCGCCTGA